A genome region from Nicotiana tabacum cultivar K326 chromosome 13, ASM71507v2, whole genome shotgun sequence includes the following:
- the LOC107831780 gene encoding uncharacterized protein LOC107831780, protein MTNACISRFSSIQKAAVPLPGRNYHGIVFLRSFSTLATPSFPLISYPPPSHVLTACLTQSNAPQRSDEWFALRKDKLTTSTFSTALGFWKGNRRNELWHEKVFSPDVQLIQSASRCAMDWGVLMEAVAIEHYKSITGRDVSSLGFAVHSDERLGWVGASPDGLLGCLPGGGILEVKCPYNKGKPEKGLPWETMPFYYMPQVQGQMEIMDRDWVDVYCWTPNGSTIFRVYRERSYWELMHGILWEFWWENVVPAREALSLGNEEDAKLYKPTSTHKKTGLVISRSLKLASEAKMLCRDIAGHVEFFR, encoded by the coding sequence ATGACAAATGCCTGCATTTCTAGATTCAGCAGCATTCAGAAAGCAGCGGTGCCACTTCCTGGCAGAAACTATCACGGCATTGTTTTCTTGAGGAGCTTCTCAACTTTGGCAACACCAAGTTTTCCTCTCATCAGTTATCCTCCGCCATCACATGTTTTGACAGCGTGCCTGACCCAATCAAATGCTCCACAACGTTCTGATGAGTGGTTTGCCTTACGCAAGGACAAACTGACTACAAGCACCTTCAGCACTGCTTTAGGATTCTGGAAAGGGAATCGACGAAATGAGCTCTGGCATGAGAAGGTATTTTCTCCAGATGTCCAATTGATTCAATCTGCTAGCAGGTGTGCCATGGATTGGGGTGTTCTCATGGAAGCAGTAGCCATAGAGCACTATAAAAGCATCACTGGCCGCGATGTGAGCTCACTTGGGTTTGCAGTCCATTCGGATGAGCGATTGGGTTGGGTTGGTGCCTCTCCGGATGGTCTCCTTGGATGCTTGCCGGGGGGTGGGATCCTGGAAGTGAAATGCCCATATAACAAAGGAAAGCCAGAAAAGGGGCTGCCATGGGAAACTATGCCGTTCTACTACATGCCTCAGGTGCAGGGACAAATGGAAATCATGGACAGAGATTGGGTTGATGTGTATTGCTGGACACCAAATGGAAGCACAATATTCCGTGTCTACAGAGAGCGGAGTTATTGGGAGTTAATGCATGGAATTTTGTGGGAATTTTGGTGGGAAAATGTGGTTCCTGCTAGGGAGGCTCTTTCATTGGGAAATGAGGAGGATGCCAAATTATATAAACCAACATCAACACATAAAAAAACCGGACTTGTGATTTCAAGAAGCTTGAAGTTGGCAAGCGAGGCAAAAATGTTGTGCAGGGATATTGCTGGTCATGTTGAGTTTTTCCGCTAA